In one window of Nomascus leucogenys isolate Asia chromosome 1a, Asia_NLE_v1, whole genome shotgun sequence DNA:
- the LOC100594125 gene encoding olfactory receptor 4N5: METENLTVVTEFILLGLTQSQDAQLLVFVLVLIFYLIILPGNFLIIFTIKSDPGLTAPLYFFLGNLAFLDASYSFIVVPRMLVDFLSEKKVISYRGSITQLFFLHFLGAGEMFLLVVMAFDRYITICRPLRYSTIMNPRACYALSLALWLGGFIHSIVQVALILHLPFCGPNQLDNFFCDVPQVIKLACTDTFVVELLMVSNSGLLSLLCFLGLLFSYAVILCHIREHSSEGKCKAISTCTTHIFIVFLMFGPAIFIYTRPFQAFPADKVVSLFHTVIFPLMNPVIYTLRNQEVKVSMRKLLSQHMVC, from the coding sequence ATGGAAACAGAGAACCTCACAGTGGTGACAGAATTCATTCTTCTCGGTCTGACGCAGTCTCAAGATGCTCAACTTCTGGTCTTTGTGCTAGTCTTAATTTTCTACCTTATCATCCTCCCTGGAAATTTCCTCATCATTTTCACCATAAAGTCAGACCCTGGGCTCACAGCCCCCCTCTATTTCTTTCTGGGCAACTTGGCCTTCCTAGATGCATCCTACTCCTTCATTGTGGTTCCCAGGATGTTGGTGGACTTCCTCTCTGAGAAGAAGGTAATCTCCTATAGAGGCTCCATCACTCAGctctttttcttgcattttcttgGAGCGGGGGAGATGTTCCTTCTCGTTGTTATGGCCTTTGACCGCTACATCACCATCTGCCGGCCTTTACGCTATTCAACCATCATGAACCCTAGAGCCTGCTATGCATTATCGTTGGCTCTGTGGCTTGGGGGCTTTATCCATTCCATTGTACAAGTAGCCCTTATCCTGCACTTGCCTTTCTGTGGCCCAAACCAGCTCGATAACTTCTTCTGTGATGTTCCACAGGTCATCAAGCTGGCCTGCACCGATACCTTTGTGGTGGAGCTTCTGATGGTCTCCAACAGtggcctgctcagcctcctgtgcTTCCTGGGCCTTCTGTTCTCCTATGCAGTCATCCTCTGTCATATAAGGGAGCACTCCTCTGAAGGAAAGTGCAAGGCTATCTCCACATGCACCACccatattttcattgtatttctcATGTTTGGACCTGCTATTTTCATCTACACTCGCCCCTTCCAGGCTTTCCCAGCTGACAAGGTAGTTTCTCTTTTCCACACTGTCATCTTTCCTTTGATGAACCCTGTTATTTATACGCTTCGCAACCAGGAAGTGAAAGTTTCCATGAGGAAGTTGTTAAGTCAACATATGGTTTGCTGA